A DNA window from Sporosarcina sp. ANT_H38 contains the following coding sequences:
- a CDS encoding sensor histidine kinase has product MNQLKSFLQLFRFKHVNHQIFVLMILTITIPLLILSVMIYIFSIQSAKNEYQNSSNLILNNLSFNFDQYLQSIEMGALTAQMDSKLQNALENWGVNDSERDNVQSLEYENAIEHFISTIEITIENVDSVQIYIGDRVFYSTLKKSVYDVSNLTNEEWYKQTIAQKGKIVLFGTHQPFNRVNPNESVISIARVINKSGSRQPLGVLLIDIRLDSLRNILDLSENHNRNFVILDPIGTVIYASDLDQIDSAMAFKPAIQPLLTDSNEEFGNFYAPVDGVYSFFNFVTSPYSGWTVIQYIEEQEMTKHADMLRKVILGLAFFSIGMAMLFMVILYIRVTEPIIYLSRQVKMIGRGKFDVNLTSKRQDEFGGLYQGISKMVTDIQDYIERSSVLKAQQKLAHYRALKSQINPHFLANALESIQMKAVLNKQRDIAEMIGVLGQLFRINIQSGKETITLEEEMTHIRLYIQVQQMRFGDKIQYIENLAPTSESMRLLHFSLQPLVENGIVHGLERKYGAGVLEVSSTFSGKDMLILVKDNGVGIDEEQLRHLQDRLAQVSNTLTEEHIGLKNVHDQIRYYYGDQYGIEIDSLLGVGTTVTIRIPARP; this is encoded by the coding sequence ATGAACCAATTAAAAAGCTTCTTACAATTATTCCGATTCAAACACGTCAATCATCAAATATTTGTCCTTATGATTCTAACGATTACCATTCCGCTGTTGATTTTATCCGTAATGATTTATATATTTTCAATCCAATCAGCTAAAAATGAATATCAAAACAGTTCGAATCTCATTCTTAACAATTTATCATTTAATTTCGATCAATATTTGCAGAGTATCGAGATGGGTGCACTTACAGCACAGATGGACAGTAAACTACAAAACGCACTTGAGAACTGGGGGGTAAATGATTCAGAACGCGACAATGTTCAAAGTTTAGAATATGAAAATGCGATTGAACATTTTATTAGTACAATCGAAATAACAATTGAGAATGTCGATAGTGTCCAAATTTATATAGGTGACCGCGTATTTTATTCGACTCTTAAAAAATCCGTTTACGATGTAAGTAACTTAACAAATGAAGAATGGTATAAACAAACCATTGCGCAAAAAGGGAAAATCGTTTTATTTGGTACTCACCAACCATTTAATCGGGTTAATCCCAATGAATCTGTGATATCAATCGCAAGAGTGATTAACAAAAGTGGAAGCAGACAACCGTTAGGTGTTTTGCTTATTGATATCCGTTTAGATTCATTACGTAACATCCTGGATTTATCAGAAAATCATAATCGGAATTTTGTTATTCTCGATCCTATCGGCACCGTCATTTACGCTTCTGACCTTGATCAAATTGACTCCGCCATGGCATTTAAACCAGCTATCCAACCTCTCCTAACAGATTCAAATGAGGAGTTTGGAAACTTTTACGCACCAGTAGACGGGGTCTATTCATTTTTTAATTTTGTTACTTCCCCCTACTCAGGCTGGACAGTTATTCAGTATATAGAAGAACAGGAAATGACTAAACATGCGGACATGCTTCGCAAAGTTATTTTAGGGTTAGCTTTCTTTTCCATTGGTATGGCTATGTTATTTATGGTGATCTTATACATACGTGTAACCGAACCCATTATCTACTTAAGTAGGCAAGTGAAAATGATTGGAAGAGGAAAATTCGATGTTAACTTGACTAGTAAACGTCAGGATGAATTTGGCGGACTTTATCAAGGGATTAGTAAGATGGTGACGGACATACAGGATTATATTGAACGTTCCTCTGTCTTAAAAGCACAACAAAAGCTAGCACATTACCGTGCACTAAAAAGTCAAATCAATCCACACTTTTTAGCAAACGCGCTTGAATCGATTCAAATGAAAGCGGTGTTAAACAAACAACGTGATATCGCTGAAATGATTGGAGTACTCGGACAGTTGTTTCGAATCAATATCCAAAGTGGAAAAGAAACGATCACATTGGAAGAAGAAATGACCCATATCCGCCTGTATATCCAAGTACAACAAATGCGATTCGGAGATAAAATTCAGTATATCGAAAACTTAGCCCCAACTAGTGAATCTATGCGACTATTGCATTTCTCCCTTCAGCCCCTTGTCGAAAATGGGATTGTTCATGGGTTAGAGCGCAAGTATGGAGCTGGAGTACTCGAAGTTTCGTCTACTTTTTCCGGTAAGGATATGCTAATTTTAGTGAAAGATAATGGGGTCGGCATTGATGAAGAACAACTTCGGCACTTGCAAGATCGCCTTGCACAGGTTTCCAATACATTAACCGAAGAACATATCGGGCTTAAAAATGTACATGATCAAATTCGGTACTATTATGGTGATCAATATGGTATTGAGATTGATAGCTTACTCGGAGTAGGTACAACGGTAACTATACGAATACCAGCTAGACCATGA
- a CDS encoding DNA primase: protein MDLKLNGEKKWLKLGAATLLSVGMLAACGDGDDDDVDVDVNNPVEEVNPDDGTDTDVDLDTDGGTDDGTDTDVDVDTDDGADKGADIENGGDDKKDDENIEDGSNG, encoded by the coding sequence ATGGATTTGAAACTTAATGGTGAAAAGAAATGGTTGAAACTTGGAGCAGCAACATTACTCTCAGTCGGAATGCTTGCTGCGTGTGGAGATGGGGATGACGACGATGTTGACGTAGATGTAAATAATCCTGTAGAAGAAGTCAATCCAGACGATGGTACGGATACAGATGTGGATTTAGATACTGATGGTGGAACTGATGATGGAACAGATACCGATGTTGACGTAGATACTGACGATGGAGCGGATAAAGGTGCTGACATCGAAAATGGCGGTGATGATAAGAAAGATGACGAAAATATCGAAGATGGCAGCAATGGTTGA